In a single window of the Dehalococcoidia bacterium genome:
- a CDS encoding molybdopterin oxidoreductase family protein has translation MRPVQRPTATHCPYCALQCGMLLGGSRENAVVSGDPHCPASKGALCVKGWTAAETLAHSDRLLYPLIRSTRGNLEQATWDTALDRIARAFIDTQAHYGRDAVGVFGGGSLTNEKAYLLGKFARVALGTSNIDFNGRFCMSSGAAAGMRAFGVDRGLPFPMEDIAYAEVVLLAGGNMAETMPPFMRYFEQQRANGGQLIVADPRRSVTAREAALHLSLTPGSDAALANGIFHILVRDNLIDTEYVRERTEGFDQVRSVAAAYWPERVERVTGVPEAHLLRAARMLASAKTAMVLTARGAEQQAQGVNNTLAYINIALALGLVGRPFSGYGCITGQGNGQGGREHGQKADQLPGYRRIDDPAARRHMAAVWGVGEDEIPGPGKSAYEMFDAAGREGGIRALLVLGSNIVVSAPNARHVEERLDALDFLVVSDFFLSETAQLADVVLPSAQWAEEQGTMTNLEGRVILRRRAFDPPSGVRTDIEVLCSLADRLGKGRAFQFATPRDIFEELRRASAGGIADYSGITYEKIDANQGVFWPCPSEDHPGTPRLFTDGFPTSSGRARFHAVRHQPPAESPDSEYPHYLTTGRVLAQYQSGTQTRRVAQLQEMTPEPLAEMHPATAKRYGVADGSAVTLVTRRGSAVFKVKVTSAIRDDTIFVPFHWGGAQAINRLTNPALDPVSRMPEFKVCAVRIEQPER, from the coding sequence ATGCGGCCTGTCCAACGTCCAACGGCGACTCACTGCCCCTATTGCGCACTGCAATGCGGGATGCTGCTGGGCGGCTCCCGCGAAAACGCCGTTGTGTCCGGAGACCCGCATTGCCCCGCCAGTAAAGGGGCGCTTTGCGTCAAAGGCTGGACCGCCGCCGAGACGCTGGCGCATTCCGACCGTCTTCTGTATCCCCTGATCAGAAGTACCCGCGGCAACTTGGAACAGGCTACATGGGACACCGCGCTTGATCGCATCGCCCGCGCCTTCATTGATACCCAGGCGCACTATGGGCGCGACGCCGTCGGCGTGTTCGGCGGAGGCTCGCTGACGAACGAGAAGGCATATCTGCTGGGCAAATTCGCCCGCGTGGCGCTGGGCACATCCAACATCGACTTCAACGGCCGCTTTTGCATGTCATCCGGCGCGGCGGCGGGCATGAGGGCATTCGGTGTTGATCGCGGCCTGCCGTTTCCCATGGAAGATATTGCTTATGCTGAGGTGGTCCTGCTTGCGGGCGGCAACATGGCGGAGACCATGCCGCCCTTCATGCGGTACTTTGAGCAGCAGCGGGCGAACGGCGGACAGCTCATTGTCGCTGATCCGCGCCGCTCCGTGACTGCGCGTGAGGCTGCTCTGCATCTGTCCCTCACGCCCGGCTCGGACGCCGCTCTCGCCAACGGGATATTCCATATCCTCGTGCGCGACAATCTCATCGACACCGAATACGTCCGGGAACGGACCGAGGGATTCGACCAGGTCAGGAGTGTCGCCGCAGCCTACTGGCCGGAGCGCGTCGAGCGGGTCACCGGCGTGCCGGAAGCGCACCTGCTGCGCGCTGCGCGGATGCTGGCCTCAGCAAAGACGGCCATGGTCCTTACCGCGCGCGGCGCCGAGCAGCAGGCGCAGGGTGTGAACAACACCCTCGCGTACATCAACATCGCGCTTGCGCTAGGACTGGTGGGGCGGCCCTTCAGCGGCTATGGGTGCATCACCGGCCAGGGCAATGGTCAGGGTGGCCGCGAGCACGGCCAGAAGGCTGACCAGTTGCCCGGGTATCGAAGGATAGACGATCCGGCCGCTCGGCGGCACATGGCGGCCGTCTGGGGCGTGGGTGAAGACGAGATTCCCGGGCCGGGCAAGTCGGCGTACGAGATGTTCGATGCGGCGGGACGCGAAGGGGGTATTCGCGCGCTGCTCGTGCTCGGCTCGAACATCGTGGTTTCGGCGCCCAACGCACGGCACGTGGAAGAACGGCTGGACGCCCTGGACTTCCTCGTGGTGTCTGATTTCTTTCTCTCCGAGACGGCGCAATTGGCGGACGTCGTCCTCCCCTCCGCTCAGTGGGCGGAAGAGCAAGGGACGATGACCAACTTAGAGGGGCGGGTCATTCTACGCCGGCGCGCATTCGATCCGCCTTCGGGTGTGCGCACCGATATCGAAGTCTTGTGCAGCTTGGCCGATCGCCTGGGTAAGGGCAGGGCCTTCCAATTCGCGACCCCGCGTGACATATTCGAGGAACTGCGGCGGGCCAGCGCCGGCGGCATTGCGGACTACTCTGGTATCACGTATGAGAAGATTGATGCCAACCAGGGTGTGTTCTGGCCCTGCCCGTCGGAGGACCACCCGGGAACGCCGCGCTTGTTCACTGACGGGTTCCCGACATCCAGTGGACGCGCGCGTTTTCATGCGGTGCGTCACCAGCCTCCAGCGGAATCGCCGGACTCTGAGTATCCACACTATCTCACCACCGGCCGCGTGCTGGCTCAGTACCAGTCCGGCACGCAGACACGTCGCGTGGCGCAACTTCAGGAAATGACGCCGGAGCCGCTGGCTGAGATGCACCCAGCCACGGCAAAACGCTATGGCGTCGCGGACGGGAGCGCGGTGACTCTGGTGACACGGCGCGGCTCGGCCGTATTCAAGGTGAAGGTTACGTCAGCCATACGCGACGACACCATTTTTGTGCCCTTCCACTGGGGAGGCGCTCAGGCGATAAACCGGCTGACGAACCCGGCCCTGGACCCTGTCAGCCGGATGCCGGAGTTTAAGGTTTGCGCCGTGCGCATTGAGCAGCCGGAGCGATAA
- a CDS encoding ice-binding family protein, which produces MLTNTKSRVTIPLVVVTALILSLLTVACSSPAPTPALTQTPTATAAPAAATPTATVIPVAATPTATAVPAVATPTATVIPAVATPTATAVPAAATPTATVIPAAATPTATAVPAATPTATAVPAVATPTATAVPAAATPTATAVPAVATPTATAVPAATPTPRPTPLAGRAPVALGSAGNFVILAKSGISATGTTSIVGDIGVSPIDSTAITGLGLIMDSSNTSSTSSLVTGSVYAADYTAPTPSKMTTAVSDMETAYTDAAGRTLPDATELGAGDISGKALAPGLYKWGTGVIITNGVSLTGGANDVWIFQIAGNLAVGNGAIVTLNGGAQAKNIFWQVAGQATLETTAAFKGVILSRTLIEMKTGATLNGRALAQTAVTMDANRVTP; this is translated from the coding sequence ATGCTGACTAATACGAAGAGTAGGGTAACAATCCCTTTGGTTGTGGTAACTGCACTGATCCTTTCTCTACTAACGGTCGCGTGCTCTAGTCCCGCACCGACTCCCGCACTTACCCAGACGCCCACGGCAACGGCTGCGCCTGCGGCGGCTACGCCCACGGCGACGGTTATACCTGTGGCGGCTACGCCCACGGCGACGGCTGTGCCTGCGGTGGCTACGCCCACGGCGACGGTCATACCTGCGGTGGCTACACCCACGGCAACGGCTGTGCCTGCGGCGGCTACGCCGACGGCGACGGTCATACCTGCGGCGGCTACGCCCACGGCAACGGCTGTGCCTGCGGCTACGCCCACGGCGACGGCTGTGCCTGCGGTGGCTACGCCGACGGCGACGGCTGTGCCTGCGGCGGCTACGCCCACGGCAACGGCTGTGCCTGCGGTGGCTACCCCCACGGCAACGGCTGTGCCTGCGGCTACTCCCACACCTAGACCTACACCCTTGGCGGGTCGAGCGCCCGTCGCGCTGGGATCGGCCGGCAATTTCGTGATTCTAGCAAAATCGGGAATCTCAGCCACTGGGACCACCTCAATTGTTGGAGATATTGGAGTGAGTCCAATCGACAGCACTGCCATCACAGGACTTGGGTTAATAATGGATTCCTCGAATACTTCTTCGACGTCATCTCTAGTGACCGGAAGTGTATATGCAGCCGACTATACGGCACCAACTCCATCTAAAATGACCACGGCTGTAAGCGACATGGAAACCGCGTACACCGACGCCGCTGGACGGACATTACCTGATGCTACTGAACTAGGCGCCGGAGATATTAGCGGAAAGGCTCTCGCTCCGGGCCTGTATAAGTGGGGGACCGGGGTCATAATAACCAATGGTGTCAGTCTCACGGGCGGCGCAAATGATGTCTGGATCTTCCAGATAGCGGGAAACCTCGCCGTGGGCAACGGCGCTATTGTTACTCTGAACGGCGGCGCGCAGGCTAAGAACATCTTCTGGCAGGTCGCCGGCCAGGCGACCCTTGAAACGACGGCTGCCTTCAAGGGAGTTATTCTGAGTCGAACGCTGATTGAGATGAAGACCGGCGCAACGCTGAATGGCAGAGCGCTGGCACAGACCGCAGTTACAATGGACGCCAACCGGGTAACGCCCTAG
- a CDS encoding response regulator transcription factor produces MVGHKTTPKTLRVLLIGFNPVVREGLLAILSKDERISVMGHYEDGHAALLQMKRASAQGQPIDVVLTETRNSHVDGVQATRLIKEEFPAVAVLVLTEFDNDSNVIDAIEAGAGGVHLSQGHDPGNAA; encoded by the coding sequence ATGGTGGGGCATAAGACAACTCCTAAGACTCTTCGGGTCCTTCTGATCGGATTCAATCCGGTTGTCCGGGAGGGCTTGCTGGCTATCCTGAGTAAAGACGAGCGAATTAGCGTGATGGGACATTATGAGGATGGCCATGCAGCTCTTCTGCAGATGAAACGGGCATCTGCCCAGGGGCAGCCCATAGACGTGGTGTTGACTGAAACGCGGAACAGCCATGTGGATGGCGTGCAGGCGACGAGGCTGATCAAGGAAGAATTCCCCGCAGTGGCCGTCCTGGTGCTGACGGAGTTCGATAACGATTCCAATGTCATTGACGCCATCGAAGCGGGCGCGGGGGGGGTACATCTTTCTCAAGGACATGATCCCGGAAACGCTGCTG
- a CDS encoding Rieske (2Fe-2S) protein, with protein MISAPPSTDRTLNLGPIEQIPPGEGRRFQIGNVPVAVFRARDGQVFATQALCTHKAGPLADGIMGAGKIVCPLHSYTFDLATGAPLGHTCKALKTYPVSLSADGDILLSIEGQRPSSREGKQP; from the coding sequence ATGATCAGTGCACCGCCGTCAACTGACCGCACGCTCAACCTCGGGCCGATTGAGCAGATTCCACCGGGTGAGGGCCGGCGATTCCAGATTGGCAATGTGCCGGTGGCCGTCTTCCGCGCCCGTGATGGCCAGGTATTCGCGACACAGGCGCTCTGCACCCACAAGGCCGGCCCGCTCGCGGATGGCATCATGGGCGCGGGAAAGATAGTCTGCCCGCTCCATTCCTACACGTTCGACCTTGCGACAGGCGCCCCGTTGGGTCACACCTGCAAGGCGCTTAAGACGTATCCCGTCAGCCTTAGCGCGGACGGCGATATTCTGCTCAGCATCGAAGGGCAACGACCTTCAAGTCGGGAGGGAAAGCAGC
- the nirB gene encoding nitrite reductase large subunit NirB, translating into MITKQQLVVVGNGMAGARFVEDVLARGGRDRFSITMFGEEPYGNYNRILLSSVMAGSHDPKDIFLNSLGWYEENGVKLHAGVRVGWIDRLSKKVYAPGGVTAAYDKLVIATGSSAFVPPMGGLYDQSGEFKPGVFAFRTLDDCDRMIKYAGKARRAAVIGGGLLGLEAARGLLNRGLEVHVVHLMSYLMEAQLDALAGGMLHRLLEKMGVRILLEKFTTAVLGDDAVTGLAFKDGSKLDCDMVVISAGIRANVDLAKQSGLTVERGIVVHDDLSCRNDTNVYAIGECAQHRGQVYGLVAPIWEQARVLADVLTGGNKRALYTGSRVSTKLKVMGIELAVMGDKDPKREDDEVVTYVEPSRGVYKKLIVREGRLAGAILLGDGLAAPRLLQVFDREDPMLDDRSELLFPMSGEAKTPSVAEIPDTAQICNCNGVSKGKIVAAVKAGCRTVKAVCDATRAGTGCGSCKPQVQAVVAFACDGAVEEDPAAHYYVPGVALTKPALIKAVREQDLRSVSAVFKGLAGGREDLGSKVGLASLLKTVWGKEYEDERDARFINDRVHANIQKDGTFSVIPRIYGGVTSPEQLRRIADVAEKYNARMVKITGGQRIDLLGIPKEKLPDVWNDLGMPSGHAYTKAFRTCKTCVGTDFCRYGVGDSTGLGIKIEKRFQGIESPHKMKLATAGCPRNCSEATTKDIGAVAIEGGKWEVYIGGAAGSRVRKGDVLCIVDSQDDVLKCMGRFMQYYRENGKYLERTYDFVERTGIDALRRLLVDDADGICARLDADIQAAVDAYDDPWTESRKPVHPNQFAGTVAVAGR; encoded by the coding sequence ATGATAACAAAGCAGCAGCTTGTGGTAGTAGGCAACGGCATGGCTGGGGCGCGCTTCGTTGAGGATGTGCTGGCGCGCGGGGGGCGCGACCGTTTCAGCATCACCATGTTCGGTGAGGAGCCTTACGGCAACTACAACCGTATTCTGCTATCCAGTGTCATGGCGGGCTCGCATGATCCCAAAGACATCTTCCTCAACTCGCTCGGGTGGTACGAAGAGAACGGTGTCAAGCTGCACGCAGGAGTGCGCGTAGGCTGGATTGACAGACTGTCCAAGAAGGTCTATGCGCCCGGTGGAGTGACGGCGGCATACGACAAGCTGGTGATCGCCACTGGCAGTAGCGCCTTCGTCCCGCCAATGGGGGGCCTGTATGACCAGTCCGGAGAATTCAAGCCAGGCGTCTTCGCCTTCCGCACGCTGGATGACTGCGACCGAATGATCAAGTACGCAGGCAAGGCTCGCAGGGCGGCGGTCATAGGCGGCGGCCTTCTGGGTCTGGAAGCCGCGCGTGGCTTGCTCAACAGAGGGCTTGAGGTCCATGTGGTGCATCTCATGTCTTATCTGATGGAGGCCCAGCTTGACGCCCTTGCCGGAGGCATGCTCCACCGCCTTCTTGAGAAGATGGGCGTGCGGATTCTTCTGGAGAAGTTCACTACGGCCGTCCTGGGTGATGACGCCGTGACAGGCCTGGCCTTCAAGGACGGGTCCAAACTGGACTGCGACATGGTGGTCATCTCGGCGGGCATCCGGGCGAACGTCGATCTGGCCAAGCAGTCCGGCCTCACTGTCGAACGCGGCATAGTCGTGCACGATGACCTCTCGTGCCGGAACGATACGAATGTCTATGCCATTGGTGAATGCGCGCAACATCGCGGGCAGGTTTATGGCCTCGTCGCTCCGATTTGGGAGCAGGCGCGTGTCCTCGCGGATGTCCTCACCGGCGGCAACAAGCGCGCTCTCTACACGGGGTCACGCGTGTCCACCAAGCTGAAGGTCATGGGTATAGAGCTGGCGGTGATGGGTGACAAAGACCCGAAGCGGGAAGACGATGAGGTTGTGACCTACGTTGAACCATCACGCGGCGTCTACAAGAAGCTCATCGTGCGGGAGGGACGGCTCGCCGGGGCGATCCTTCTGGGGGACGGGCTGGCCGCGCCGCGTCTGCTCCAGGTCTTCGATCGTGAAGACCCGATGCTGGACGACCGCTCGGAGTTACTCTTCCCGATGTCGGGAGAGGCCAAGACGCCCAGCGTGGCGGAGATTCCGGACACTGCTCAGATATGCAACTGCAACGGCGTGTCAAAAGGCAAGATCGTCGCTGCGGTGAAGGCGGGCTGTCGCACGGTCAAGGCGGTGTGTGACGCGACGCGTGCGGGCACGGGCTGCGGTTCCTGCAAGCCGCAGGTCCAGGCCGTGGTGGCGTTCGCGTGTGACGGCGCTGTGGAAGAAGACCCGGCGGCCCACTACTACGTGCCCGGTGTCGCGCTCACGAAGCCCGCCCTTATTAAAGCCGTCAGGGAGCAAGACCTTCGCAGCGTCTCGGCGGTCTTCAAAGGGCTGGCCGGGGGCAGGGAAGACCTCGGCAGCAAGGTGGGCCTCGCCTCCCTGCTGAAGACCGTATGGGGCAAGGAATACGAGGACGAACGTGACGCGCGGTTCATTAATGACCGCGTGCACGCCAACATCCAGAAGGACGGAACGTTCAGCGTCATCCCGCGCATCTATGGCGGCGTCACCTCGCCGGAGCAACTCCGGCGCATCGCGGACGTGGCGGAGAAGTACAACGCGCGCATGGTGAAAATCACAGGAGGCCAGCGCATTGACCTCCTGGGCATTCCGAAAGAAAAACTGCCTGATGTCTGGAATGACCTGGGTATGCCCTCCGGACACGCGTACACCAAAGCATTCCGCACGTGCAAGACCTGCGTGGGGACGGACTTCTGCCGGTATGGCGTCGGTGATAGCACCGGACTCGGCATCAAGATAGAGAAACGGTTCCAGGGCATCGAGTCGCCGCACAAGATGAAGCTGGCGACAGCCGGCTGCCCCCGCAACTGCTCGGAGGCCACCACGAAGGACATCGGCGCCGTGGCGATCGAGGGCGGCAAGTGGGAGGTGTATATCGGCGGCGCGGCGGGCTCCCGCGTCCGTAAGGGCGACGTTCTGTGCATTGTGGATTCCCAAGACGATGTTCTCAAATGCATGGGCCGCTTCATGCAGTACTACAGAGAGAACGGGAAGTACCTTGAGCGCACGTACGACTTCGTGGAGCGCACAGGCATAGACGCGCTGCGCCGCCTGCTTGTCGACGACGCCGACGGTATCTGTGCAAGGCTGGACGCGGACATCCAGGCCGCGGTGGACGCCTACGACGACCCCTGGACGGAGTCACGGAAGCCGGTGCATCCCAACCAGTTCGCAGGCACCGTCGCGGTTGCCGGGCGCTAG